The Leptolyngbya sp. CCY15150 genome contains the following window.
AATCATTGTCAGTGCAGGGTATGATGGCAACCAGGCAGATCCCCTAGCCGGGATCTCGCTACAACCGCGTGACTATGGTCTATTCACCCAAGCCTGCTTGGATGTTTCTCATGCTGTTCTATTGGGTTTAGAAGGGGGCTATGATTACAACACTCTCAGCCAGTCCGTTGTAGCCACCTTAGAAGCCTGCTTAGCCCGAGTTGACATCACCTAGCGTGTGTCATCAGAGTGTGCGGATCAAAAACCGTCCCATCGGGTTAAGGATTTCGAAGCACAAGTCGATAGAGTGAGGCTGATGATGATCGAAGGGCCTGCTTGTGAGGAGTCATGCTCCTGCACTAGGGTCAGTCACCATCAACACCCCTCATGCTGAATGCTCCCTCGATCCGGATCAAGGGAGAAGCAAGGTGTCCTCCTCGGGAACTTTTCAGCATGATCCTCCATCTGAATTGTCAAGGAATCTCCGGAGCTTCGTTTTGCCCATGAGTCAATCCATTCCCATCACTTGGTCAACGGCTGAGGCAACTTCTCCTCAGATACCTGTGCAAGCAGAAAAACTCTCGAACTACGATCTAATTCTTCGGTGTCAGGCTGGGTTGCGGCCTGAAAAAGCAGCGTTCTCTGAACTGATGCGCCGCTACCAATCCCACGTTGATCGGGTCTTGTATCATTTGGCACCTGACTGGTCTGATCGGTCTGACTTAGCCCAGGAAGTCTGGATCCGCGTTTACCGCAATCTTAAGCGCTTGCAGGAGCCTGCCAAGTTTCGGGGCTGGCTGAGCCGTATTACCACGAATTTGTTTTACGACGAACTGCGCAAGCGGAAACGGGTGAGTAGCCCTCTATCTCTAGATGCGCCTCGGATTTTTGATGATGGCGAGATGGATTGGGAACTGCCGTCGGGGGATCCAGGGCCGGCGGAACAGTTGGCAACCCGCGAGTTTTATGACCAGCTACGGGAGGCGATCGCTGATTTACCCGAAGTGTTTCGCATCACCATTGTGCTCCGGGAAATTGAGGGCATGGCCTACGAAGAAATTGCTGAAATTACGGGCGTTTCATTAGGAACGGTGAAGTCACGGATTGCCCGCGCCCGTCAGCGTCTACAGCTTCAACTTCAGGCCTATCTACAAGACTAGGGGCGGCTTTGCTCAGGATAGCTCCAGTCATCCTAACGTTGCCTAAATTTGTAGGAATTTATGGGGGCGATCGCTATCTTTTCTCCGGCGCTTCTCGTATGATTTGATCGGTAGAATTGCTGAGCAGGAAACGACAAGTCCTGACGACACGGTTTAGCGCCATCAGAGCCGCCCCTCATATTGCTCGTCTGACATCATCCAAACGATAGATAGATTCGGCAACAAATGATCGGTTTTGGGAGTCATAGCTGTTTAGGATGGTCAAATTGGCTGATTCTAGCTCACCTCCCACATCGTTAGGATGTAAGGCAAAGCCTGGAGGCAGAAACGCAGCCCGTCAGGTTGACTATCCCTCTCTCGTTCTCACCTCATTCGAACCCTAGTTTAGAAAAAAGGTTCACAAGTTTGGAGGGTGAACATATGAATCCATCTTCCTCGTTGAGCATCATGGAACAAATGAAACGCGATCGCTTCGAGCTACTCAGTGCGTATTTAGATGGGGAGGTGACGTCGGAAGAACGTCATCAGGTTGAAACTTGGCTAGCCCATGATCCTCAGGTTCAACGCCTACATCAGCGCCTGCTATCCCTGCGCCAAGGTTTTGGGGCGATGCCCATGCCCTCAGCAGACTACAGTGCCGACCAGCTTGTTCAGGGTGTTTTCCAAACCCTAGAACGCCGCAAGCGTCGCCGTCTGGGCTGGGGTGGAGCGGCGATCGCTGCTATGGCCGTTGGCGCTGTGTCATGGCTTGTCCCTGGTACGTTTACGCCATCGCCACAGTTGGCTACCTTACCAGACTCAAACTCTGCCGGTATGATTGTGCCGGATGATGCGTTGATGATTGCCCTCGATCAGCCGATCGTGGACATTCCTGCATTGCCGACCTCTCCCAATCCGAAGGGCAATAAGCAAGAGATCTATTAAGTCTCTTGCGCCTCGGGTAAGGACTTGAGTCTGACCTAAAACCAGGTGCGCGTCATCGAAGCGATCGCATCTATGGGGGGATAGCTAGTGGGCTGTTCCCCCATAGTTTTGGGATCCTGAGTTCGGGGCTGGTTGACGGAGGAACCTCGACGACCCTTACCCCAAGCTTTTTCCCAAGCCAGCAGAGGGGAACGCACCTGCACTTTTCCTGCTCTCTTCCCAAGGGAGTGACGTTGACCTCGCGGATGCGGGGAAGCTAGGGAATCAAGGTCGTTTGATACTCTAATTCTGCCGTGCGCGCCTCGGTGAGCCTGGTTAGGCAGTCATTGAGATAGGCTGAATATCCGGTGCCATCGATTGCTTCTCGAACTTCAAAGGTACAGTGGGCATCGCGGTAGTCGATCCAGGCTAGGGCTGCATCGGTGAGTTTTTCTTGGGCGGCGGGGCTGAGCTGCGCCTTCCAGTCTTGATAGACACGGTTCAGCTTGGTATCCACCTCGTCGTATTGCTCTTGGGCGCAGTAGTTATACTCTGGCGTTCCTTGGGGGGCTTGGCAATTGACATTGGACGCTTGGGCTTGCAGCGTCTGGGTTCTATAGCCGATAGAAGAAACACTAAGGGCGATCGCCAGTCCCGTGATCCAAGCCATATGCTGTCGTTTCATCAAACCTCCTTATCATCGAATCTTCTCCGTCAAGCCTGGATGCGTTGCGGTTACGCCTAACCCATGCTGCCGATCGCTCCCAAAGCGGTATA
Protein-coding sequences here:
- a CDS encoding sigma-70 family RNA polymerase sigma factor; this translates as MSQSIPITWSTAEATSPQIPVQAEKLSNYDLILRCQAGLRPEKAAFSELMRRYQSHVDRVLYHLAPDWSDRSDLAQEVWIRVYRNLKRLQEPAKFRGWLSRITTNLFYDELRKRKRVSSPLSLDAPRIFDDGEMDWELPSGDPGPAEQLATREFYDQLREAIADLPEVFRITIVLREIEGMAYEEIAEITGVSLGTVKSRIARARQRLQLQLQAYLQD
- a CDS encoding Fis family transcriptional regulator, yielding MNPSSSLSIMEQMKRDRFELLSAYLDGEVTSEERHQVETWLAHDPQVQRLHQRLLSLRQGFGAMPMPSADYSADQLVQGVFQTLERRKRRRLGWGGAAIAAMAVGAVSWLVPGTFTPSPQLATLPDSNSAGMIVPDDALMIALDQPIVDIPALPTSPNPKGNKQEIY
- a CDS encoding lysozyme inhibitor LprI family protein, whose protein sequence is MKRQHMAWITGLAIALSVSSIGYRTQTLQAQASNVNCQAPQGTPEYNYCAQEQYDEVDTKLNRVYQDWKAQLSPAAQEKLTDAALAWIDYRDAHCTFEVREAIDGTGYSAYLNDCLTRLTEARTAELEYQTTLIP